The Mucilaginibacter gracilis genomic interval CGAAAACCGGCAGGGCCTTAACCTGGGCGAGGGGGCGGGTTATGTAGTTTTGGTATCGCAAAAAGTGGCTGATGCCTTAAACAAAAAACCCTACGCAAAATTGAGTGGCTATAACAACAGTAACGATGCTTATCACCAAACGGCATCTTCGCCCGATGGAACGGGCTCGTACCTGGCCATGCAAGGGGCTTTAAAAAAAGCCGGATTGCAAACTACCGATATTAGCTACATTAACTTGCACGGTACAGGCACGCCCAATAACGATAGTGCCGAAGGAATAGCCGTAAAACGCCTTTTTGCATCGCACTATCCGCCAATGAGTTCAACCAAGGCGTATACCGGGCATACCCTGGGTGCCAGCGGCGCGGTTGAAGCCGTATTTTCGGTATTGGCTATTAAGCATGGCGTAATTTACCCTAATTTACGCTTTGAAACACAAATGCAAGAGGTGCCTTTTACGCCCGAAACCGAACTGCTGAGGGGTAAACCAATCAACCATGTCATGTCTAACTCGTTTGGCTTCGGTGGTAATTGTACATCATTAATATTCTCAAAAATATGAGGCTGTATATCCGTTCTGCCGCCTGCATATCACCGCAAAACACCTTTGGCGATGTTGGCTTTTTAACCGATGTTGTTGAACACACAGGTAATCGCCTCAAAACCATCAACCCTGACTATACCAAATACATTGATGCCAAGCTGGCCCGCCGCATGAGCCACGTGATAAAAATGGGGGTAGCCACCGCAAAACAATGTTTGGCCGATGCCGGTGTACAAATGCCCGGCGCCATAATTACCGGCACGGCCTTTGGCTGTATGGAAGATACGGTAACGTTTTTAACCCGCATTGTTGAGCTTGACGAAGAAATGCTGCCGCCTACGGCGTTTATACAATCTACCCATAACACGGTGGCCGCTCAAATAGCCCTCATGCTCAAATGCCACAACTATAACAACACTTTTGTACACAAAGGTATTTCGTTTGAAAGTGCTTTGTTTGATGCCATGATGTTGCTTAATGAGGGCGAAGCTAACGATGTACTGGTAGGTGGTGCCGAAGAAATGGTTGATACCAGTTTTAAGGTTTTAACGCGTTTGGCATTTTATAAACGCTGGCCAATTTCAAACCTCAATTTGTACAATACACCATCAAAGGGTACAATTGGTGGCGAGGGGGCTGCATTTTTTTTGATAACGGATAAACCTTCGCCAGGTAATTTAGCCGAATTAAAAGGGATTAAAACCTTTTATGGCAAATTTGATAACCAGCAAATTGAAAACCGCATCATCGGGTTTTTTGAAGAACAAAACATCAATATAGCCAACTTACACCTTGTTATAACAGGTAAAAACGGCGATACTAAAAACGATGAAGTATACAAGCAACTCAGTATTTCGCTATTTAAAAATAAAACGTTAGCCAATTACAAACACCTTTGCGGCGAATATTCAACCTCGTCGTCATTTGCGCTTTGGCTGGCATCAAATATTGTTAAAACCGGAGCGTTGCCAACCGTAGTAATGGAGGCTGATGCGCAGCACCAATCGCCAAAAATGGTATTGATTTATAATCATTACCAAAATATGTATCATTCGTTAATGCTTATTGCTGCCTGCTCATGTTGAGGGATTCACTGTACCATATCGAGTCAACTTCCCACCACGATGGCAATATTATAGCCGCCTTAAAAATTAACGCACAGCATGATATTTTAAAGGGCCATTTCCCCGGTCAGCCTGTATTGCCCGGTGCATGTATGCTGCAAATAACTAAAGAGGTGTTGGAGCAAACCTTAAAGCTAAACCTAAGGTTAAAAAAAGCAGATCATTTAAAATTTATTCAATTAATTAATCCGGCTGTAAATAACCTCATTAATATTAACATCAATTATAAACTAACCAACGATAGCTTATACCATGTAACAGGTGCGTTGTATTTAGGCGAAACAGCTTGCTTTAAGTTGAAGGGCGTTTTTATATCACAACCATGATTTACCAAAATGTGGAAATAACAAACGAATATTAAAGTCGCTGGCATTTCCACAGTTAGAAAAATATCAGTAAAAAAAACAATCGGTTTAAGATAGAGGCCGTTAAAAGTACTCGCTGTTAACGGCCTCCATATGCAATTGCATGTGGTTATTTAAAACTTGCCTTAATGCTATTGCTCAAGTTTTTTGCTGTCCAAAAGCCACTGGCAATAATACGGCGTATGGTCATTAGCGGGTCAACCGGGTCGCGTTTATCAGCTAATTGGAATGCGGCTTTAAAACCGCGCTTTTTTAGTTCGGGCAAGGCAGCTTTGTTCCATATCCCGAAGGGGTAGGCAAAGTAATCCATTTTTTTGCCTGTAATTTCTTCCAGTTTTTTGGTTGGCTTATCAATTTGTGTAACCCAGTCGTCAACAGGGCGCGTGGTTATTTTTCCGTTTTTGCCTTTAATTTTAAATACACCGTTATGGGTGTATTTTGATACCATGTGGTGGTCCCAGGTATGGCTGCCTACGATGTTGCCTTCGTCAGATAGTTTTTTAACCATGTCGGCAGTCATGTAGTGAGGCCGTCCTAACGAAACCGTCATTACAAAATATACAGCCTTGTAGTGGTATTTTTTTAATTCCGGGTTGGCAATGGTAAACTGGTCAAGGTCGGTATCATCAAAAGTGAGCATAATAGGTTTACTTGGCAAAGCAGCACCAGTAGTTAGGTAAGCATAAAGCTGATCGGGCAAAATAGTATGGTAACCGCTATCGGCCAGCATTTTCATGTGGGCCTTAAAAGTAGCTATGGGACAAATGTAATCTTTAGCAGTTTTGGAGTCTTTGGCTGTCCAGTCGCGTATTTGGTGGTAACATAAAATGGGCACCTGTTTGCGTGCAATAATGGTAGCCGGGTCGGTAGCGTTACAATAAGTAGCTGCTAAAGTGGCTAATAGAAACGAAAAAGTAAACGGTATTAATTTAGCGATCTTCACGGAGTTGTATATTTTTATCAGTTGAATATAAAACCCAAATTAACGGAAGATTATTTAATGAGAATAAAAAATTATCAATAATATAATGATTGTTAACAAGGAGTTTATTTTCGGAAGTAGGCTAAGTAAATAAGCGCAGATTTTATATCTCTCGCAAAGCAGTTAAGAAAGCGTACTAAACTTCCCTTCTTAGCACCTTTGCGAGAGAATTACTTATTAACCAAATATCTGGTTCAATATACCCGCTAACCTTACGCCACCTTTAAGCATTTGCTCTTCGGCGGTATGGATGTGTAAAAAAATGTAGTTATAGGTATTCAACTTTTGGTTAGGTTCTTTAATCTCTCCGTATAACGATTCTGCAATTTGGTTCGATTCATATATCCAATGCGCCAGGCTGGTTTTTTGCCATTCTGCGCGTTGTGCGGCTGTGGTATGGTTTAGGTTGTGCGCATATTCGGTATAGCTGTATTGTTGTGTTTCAATTAACTTGGTGTCCCAGATGCTGTGCATATTGGTTTGCTCATTTCCCCACATCAACTGTATCTTGTTACCACCCTGGTCGTCGGCACGGCCCGCATGGAAGGGTTGGTGTATATCGCCCACAACATGTATTATCATGCGTACATACAATAGCTTTTTATCTTTAGCTAAAGTTTTGTTGGTTTTTAACTCCTTTATCATAAAGTTTAGCTTATTAAAAGCATTGGGTATGGTATCGGTTTTAAGGTATTCTTCTGCCTGTTCAAACGTCATTCCTTCTTTCAAATCCACGTAATGCCAGGTATATAGATACTTATAATTAGGGTCCGATTTAATAAAATCGGCCCAGTTTGCAGCCATCGCCAGCGATTCGTTTCCTAATATCTTTTCCAGCTCAATACGCGCTTTGGGCGTTAAGTAAGCATCGGCTATTTGTGCCACAACGCGGTGCCCTAATTGTCCCCAGGCCATAGTCTGTACCGGGATGTAAAAAAACAGGGCAATTAAAATAAGTTTTTTCATGATGTTCATAGTGCGTAAAAATATGTAATTAAAAGCAAATTACGATAACTGTAAGGTTAACAAGTAGTGTACGGGTACCCGTGTAACAGCTTTTTTATAAATTTATACAAATGATTAAACCCCGGCCATTTTTATTTGTCTGATACATATAATTAACAGCTCATCTTTTTTATTATGAAGGCTTTAAAGTATATAGGTATAGCGGTGGCCGTTGCAACAACGGGTTTTATGGCATCTTCTTTTTTAAGCGGGCCAAAATCAACAACCAAGCGTTTTACCTTTCCTTATCAACAGGCCGGCTTAACCGAGCGCCAGGCTGCCGCCCATTTACTTAACCGGTTTACCTATGGTGCCACGCCCGGCCAGATAGATGCGGTAGTTAATATGGGCCTCGAAAAATGGTTTGAGCAACAACTGGATGCCAAACAGCCCGACGACTCGCTTAAACAAATGTTACAGCAATACCCCGACTTAAAACTGAGCAATAGCGAAATAGCTGCCGAGTTTCCGCGCGGCGGAGCCGTAGCCCGGATGGCCGTTAAAGATGGCATTATTAGTAAAGACTCCATAGGCAATGCCATCAACAAAAAAGAATACCGCACACAGCTTAGCGAATATATGCTTAAAAAGGGTTACAAACCCGAGCAGGAGCTATTGCGCCAGTTTATCAATCAAAAAATATTGAGGGCTACTTATACCAACAACCAGTTACAAGAGGTATTAACCGATTTTTGGTTTAACCACTTTAACGTATCTATAACCAAAAACCAGTGCGCCGTATTTATACCCGATTATGAGCGCGACGTGATACGCCCCAACGTGCTGGGCAAGTTTGATAAATTACTGATAGCTACTGCTCAATCTCCGGCTATGTTGTACTATCTGGATTTGGTTAGCAGTGTGGGCACCAACACCAACGCAAGGCCAGCCAGAAACCAATTTATTCAAAACTCCGAAATGATGATGGGTGCCGATTCTACATCGCAACGCGCCAAATTTATTAAGCAAGCCATCAAAGCCAAAAAAACACAAGGACTTAATGAAAATTATGCCCGCGAAGTAATGGAACTGCACACTTTAGGTGTTGATGGCGGTTATACTCAAAATGATGTTACACAAGCTGCCCGCGTGTTAACCGGTTGGACGGTTTACCCTATGGATAATGGTTACGCTAACCCTTTAAAAAAGCTGGTTGAAAACCGCGTTAACCAACCCGGTTTTTTGCGCAAAGGCGATTTTTTATTCACACCCAACCGCCACGAAGTAGGCGAAAAGGTGGTATTAGGTAAATACTTTGGCCCTAACGATGGTTACCAGGAAGGGGAGGCCTTGTTGGAGATGTTGGCTCATAACCCATCAACAGCAAAGTTTATAACCAAAAAATTAGCGGTACGCTTTGTAAGCGATGCACCTCAGCAAACCTTGCTTAACAAAATGGCCCAATCATTTACAGACCATGATGGCGATATACGCGAGGTGATGATAACAATGGCTTCGTCGCCCGAGTTTTGGAGTAAAGAATCCTTACGCGAAAAAACAAAATCGCCTTTTGAGTTGGCTATTAGTTCGGTTAGGAGCTTGAATGCCACCATCCGTCAGCCATACCAGTTGTATGTTTGGATAACCAAAATGGGCCAAAAAATGTATTTTTATCAGGCTCCAACAGGTTTCCCCGATAAAGGGCAGTACTGGATAAACACCGGCGCGCTGCTTAACCGCATGAACTTTGGTTTGGCACTCGCTACGCAACGTATCCCCGGTATCACGTTTGATTTGGCTGCGCTTAACAATCATCACGAACCGGAGAGCGCGCAATCGGCCCTGCTAACGTACAGCAAGCTGATTATTCCGGAAAGAAACCTCGATCAAACCATAAAATACTTAACGCCAATGGTTAACGACCCCGAACTGATAACCAAGGTTGATGCCGCGGCCAGCAAAACCACCCCAACTACCCAAATGAACATGGCGCCAAGTAATGATATGATGAACGCTGATGGTACTGCAAAACCTAAAAAGGCTGCCGGTAATTTGAACAGGCTGAGTAATGTTGATTATGCTATGCAAAACGCCAAAGGCAATAACAATATGCTGTCGCAGGTGGTAGGGGTTATTATCGGTTCGCCGGAGTATCAAAGAAGATAATTAAGACACATCTAACTATTAAATATCAATATCATGACATCGAGAAGAGGATTTTTAAAAGCAGGCGGACTGGCGTTATTCGGCGTGAGTTTGGCTGGCGGCATCCCCGGTTTTTTAGCCGAAGCCGCTGCCAGTGATAAAATATATGCTCCCTATAAAAAGAAAAAAACAATGGTTTGTATTTTTCAACGCGGAGCAATGGATGGCTTAATGGCAGTAACCCCATTTACCGACGAATATTTAAAGGCGGCAAGGCCAACCTTGTTTATGTCGGCAGCAAAGGGAGGAACCAACAAACCATTAATTGATTTGGATGGCCGTTTTGGGTTGCACCCGTCAATGAATGCTTTCGAACCTTTATTTCGCGATGGTCGCCTGGGGATAGTACATGGTATAGGCTCGCCAAATAATACCCGCTCGCACTTTGATGCGCAGGACTACATGGAATCGGGCACGCCGTTTAACAAGGGCACCGCCAGTGGCTGGTTAAACCGCGCTGTTGGTTTGCTGGGGCACGATGCCGCTACAACGCCTTTCCAGGCGGTTAGCTTAACATCGGCCATGCCACGTTCTTTCTACGGCGATAATCCGTCGTTGGCTATAAGCAACCTTCAGGATTTTGCAATACAAATGCGCGGCAACCCGGCGGGAGCTAACATGGCCGCTAAAAGTTTCGAAGATTTGTACGGACAGGCATCAACCGGCTTACTAAAACAAACCGGCAAAGAAAGTTTTGATGCCGTTAAAATGCTGCAAAAAACCGATACCAAAAATTACAAGCCGGCTAACGGTGCCATTTATCCCAATACTGCTGTAGGTAACTCGTTAAAACAAATTGCCCAGTTAATAAAAATGGACGTTGGTTTAGAGGTTGCCTTTACCGAATCGGGCGGTTGGGATACCCACTTTAACCAGGGTACCGAGAACGGCATTTTTGCCCGTAACGTAAACGATTTAAGTAATTGCATTGTAGCTTTTTGGACAGACCTTGGCCAATACCAGGACGATGTAACCCTCATGACCATGACCGAATTTGGCCGCACCGTACACCAAAACGGCACCGGCGGCACCGACCATGGCCGTGCATCGTGTAACTTTATTTTAGGTAACAATGTTGCCGGGGGCAAAGTATATGGCGATATGAAACCACTATCGGTAGATAATTTAGAAGATGGCCGCGATTTGGCCGTTACCACCGATTTCCGCGCCGTGTTTAGCGATGTTGCCGATAAACACCTCGGCCTCAAAAACGACCGGGTTCTGTTCCCCGAATGGAATGGAACAAAGTTGGAGGTGATGAAGGGTTAAACATCCTATCTTAAAAAACAGAGTTAAATCACTTATTAAACATGATTAGCTCTGTGCTCTTTGTGATTTTCTCTTTGTGTACTCTGTGGTGAAAAAATTAACCACAGAGCTCACAAAGGTTTTACACGAAGGGCACAGAGATTTTGATTAGCACACTACCGCTTAATCAACAACTGCCGCCTTATCAGCATCATTCAAATACTCAAACATCAAATCAATATGCGACGGCAAAACCCGGTCTATCGATAACTCCGGAATTGCATTTTGCGCAAAAAAAGCCACTTCTAAAATATCAAAGGCCTGTACATATGCGCCGCCAACAATTTCGCATTGGATAAAAATTTTATAAACATAATCCAGTTGCGGCGGGTGCGGGTGGCACCGCTTATCTAAAACGGCCAGTAATTTTTTAGCCTCAACGGTAAAACCCGTTTCTTCCAAAGCTTCCTTTACAGCAATTTCGGTAGGCGAGAGGCCAATATCTGCCCAGCCCCCCGGTAACGACCATTTTCCATCTGCTTTTTCCTTCACCAGCAAAATCTCTTTGTGCTCGTTAAATATCACTGCCCGTATATCAACCTTTGGCGTAATGTATTCCTTCTTGTCGTTAAAATACAGGGCAAGTGCTTGTAAAGGGTGTTCGGTAAGCAGGTGCATCATTTCCAGGCTTATCTGTTCAAGTTCCTTATAACGCTCAATATCGTAATCATTATTGGCATAGGTTAAACCTAAATGCGACATCGTTTTTAGCCGCTTGGCAATATTAAGGAGTTGGGTAGATGGCATAATAAATTATCGTATCATCAATTTAAATAGCAACTTCCTACTATTTTGCCCATCTTCTAACCGGTAAAATAAATAGGTGCTGGTTTTAGTGTTTTTTAAAATGTCGTTGAGCGTAAATTTAAAAGGAGTAAAAGTGCCTTTTGCTTTAAGCGTTTTTAGTATCGCATTGTTAGCATCCTCAATATAAAGCTGTGTGCTGCAAGTGCTGCACGGTGTGTCTCTAAAATAGTTTATGGTTATTAAATCGCCTTGCTTAATTTGATTCCTTTTCAATGCAATTGTCTCGCCCGTAGTATTATAGGCAGCCAGAAGTTTTTTATTTTGATAAACCTGCCAGTTATCAACTGTGTCTAAATGAGGTTTTATAATCAGGGAAGCCAGTAAAAATAAAACATGCATCGTTTTCTCGTATTATTACTCAATCCATTCTAAAATATCCGCAATCTTCTCCGCAATCCTAAAGTTAGGATGCTCGAAATTGGTATCAACAACTTCATGCGCCCAAGTAGTATGGAACGGGATATGAATGCCGTGCCCGCCTATTTTTACCACCGGCAGCACGTCCGATTTTAGCGAATTACCTATCATCAAAAACTCCTCCGGTTTAATATCCAGCCGGCCTATCAGCTTGCTGTAATCTTCCTCGCCTTTTTCCGACATCACCTCAATATGGTGAAAGTAATGCCCTAGGCCCGATTTATGTAGCTTCCGTTGCTGGTCAAGCAGGTCGCCCTTCGTGGCAACCACTAACTTGTATTTCGGTTTCAGTTGTGCAAGCACATCTTCAACACCTTCAAGCAACTCAATGGGTTCTTCCAGCAGCTCTTTACCCATCTTTATCACCTTCTCAACTATATCAACATTTATCTTCTTGTCCGATACATTGAGTGCCGTTTCTATCATCGATAGCGTAAAGCCCTTAACGCCGTAACCATACAGTGCTAAATTGCCAATTTCGGTTTTCAGCAGTTCGCGCTCAATATTATGCCCGGTTAAAAAGTTTTCCAGCAGGGCATAAAATTTCTCTTCTGTTTTGCGGAAGTAAGGCTCGTTAACCCAAAGGGTATCGTCGGCATCAAAGGCAATAACTTTAATATTGGTGTTAGTGTAAGTCATAGTGGTATGTCAAATTTATAAAATATTTTAATTAAGCATCATTTTAAGCAATAATTCATTAACCACACATCCGTAGTCCAATATTTTTACCTATCTTTGCCCGGCAAATAATAACCCCAAAAAATTGTTTGCCATGCAATTAGACCCCGCCAAATTTGTTGCCGAAGGATTAACGTACGATGATGTTTTACTGTTACCCGCTTACTCCGAAGTTTTACCTCGCGAAGTTGATACCCGGTCGTTTTTAACCCGTACCATCAGGCTTAATGTGCCCATTGTTTCGGCCGCTATGGATACCGTTACCGATGCAACTTTGGCAATTGCTATTGCACAGGCAGGCGGCATTGGTATGCTGCACAAAAACATGAGCATAGCCCAGCAGGCCGATGAGGTGCGCAAGGTAAAACGATCTGAAAGTGGTATGATACAAGACCCGGTTACCCTTCCCGAAACAGCGATATTGGCCGATGCCTTTAAGATAATGAAGGAGCATAAAATAGGCGGTATCCCGGTTATTGATGGCGATCATAAATTAAAAGGCATCATCACCAACCGCGACCTGCGTTTCCAAAAAAACATGGGTAAATCGGTTGTGGAGGTAATGACCAAAGAAAACCTCATTATTGCCCCCGAAGGCACTACCTTACTACAAGCCGAAGAGATATTACAAAACTATAAGATAGAAAAACTGCCCGTTGTTGATAACGAGGGCCGTTTAAGCGGTTTAATTACCTTTAAGGATATCCAGAAATTTAAAAATTACCCCGAAGCCTGTAAAGACGAGCATGGCCGCCTGCGCGTTGGTGCTGCGGTTGGCGTTACCGCCGATACATTGGAGCGTGTAGACGCCCTGGTAAAGGCCGGGGTTGATGTGATTGCTATTGATACCGCACATGGCCACTCCAAAGGCGTTATTGATAAGCTTAAACAAGTTAAGGCGCATTATCCAGCATTACAGGTTATTGTAGGCAACGTAGCCACGGGCGACGGTGCCAGGGCCCTTGCTGATGCCGGAGCCGATGCTGTAAAGGTAGGTATAGGGCCCGGCTCTATTTGTACTACCCGTATTATTGCAGGGGTGGGCGTACCGCAGCTATATGCCGTTTACGAATGCGCCCGCGCATTGCAGGGCACAGGCGTACCCGTAATTGCCGATGGTGGCATTAAGCACACTGGCGATATTGCAAAGGCAATAGCCGCAGGTGCAAGCTCAATAATGGCAGGTTCGTTATTTGCAGGTGTTGAAGAATCGCCGGGCGAAACCATCATTTACGAAGGCCGTAAATTCAAATCATACCGGGGCATGGGTTCTATCGAAGCAATGGAACAAGGCTCAAAAGACCGCTACTTTCAGGACGTGGAAGACGACATCAAAAAACTCGTTCCCGAAGGTATTGTTGGCCGCGTAAACTTTAAAGGCACCCTTGCCGAAGTGATGTACCAATACGTAGGCGGCCTGCGCGCAAGCATGGGTTACTGCGGCGCCGCCAACATCGAAGCCCTCCAAAAAGCCCAGTTCGTGCGCATCACCGCATCCGGCATCCGCGAAAGCCACCCCCACGATATTACAATAACTAAAGAAGCACCTAATTATACAAGATAATTGATTAGGTTATATTTTATTTCATGGGTAATATTTAGTATTTATTAATATTTTAGCTAAATACTAAATATTACCTCATGAAAGTAAAATTATCAATTATAATAGGCGTAGCATTTAGTGTTATTACCGGCTGCCGTAAAGTTAACGATGCGCAACCGCAAGGAACGTTGTTACTAAGCCCGATAACAAATGTTAATACTGGAGAAATCTCTACTTTAAAATATGACGATCAAAACCATCTAATAGAACGCTATGACGATTTGACAGCACATGATTATACCTACGTTTATGACAATAACGATCGTATTATACAGGCAACTTTTAACTTTAAAACAGGTTATCAACAAAATAATTTCACCTATACCGCAAATACCATAAATGTAAATACATGTACCAGGTCATACCAGAGTTCATCGACAACTACAAGTAGCTATTCTTATGTTTTAAATGATAAACAACAATTTATTAGATATAATATTGATAATTCCGGTAACAACTACGAGGTATATACTTATGATGCGGCAGGCAATTTATCCACCCGGATTGGTTACCTAAATGGTTCAACTACCCCAACAACTCAGGTAATCGCTACCTTCGACCAAAAAAAGAGTCCTTTCACCAATGTAAAAGGTAATTTATATCTATTCACCACAACCATTGGTCTTAATAATATCACCGGAATAATAGCAACTGATTTTGTTTATCCTAATCACGTGCCGATAATTGTTAAAGACACATACGAATATAATAGCCAGGGTTTCCCGGTAAAGCAAACTGATGTGCAAAATACCAGTACATCAACAGCTACCACTACTACGGTTTATTTATATACTTATATTACAAAATAAATATTCCCAACCCGGGATTATATAAGAATACTTTATTAAGTGGATTACCCGTTTTACAGAAGCGATAAAACCAGTCAACTTAATAAACTCAATCAACCCAATAACTAATAACTAACCCTCAAACTGTTCCTGCAACCGTTCCAGTTTCTCAATCAATAGGCTCACCTTTTCTTTTTCACTTTTGATGATCTTGTCTTTTAAAAACAGGGAGCAAAATATAATGAAAGCCGCTGTTAAACTGT includes:
- a CDS encoding DUF1800 domain-containing protein; translation: MKALKYIGIAVAVATTGFMASSFLSGPKSTTKRFTFPYQQAGLTERQAAAHLLNRFTYGATPGQIDAVVNMGLEKWFEQQLDAKQPDDSLKQMLQQYPDLKLSNSEIAAEFPRGGAVARMAVKDGIISKDSIGNAINKKEYRTQLSEYMLKKGYKPEQELLRQFINQKILRATYTNNQLQEVLTDFWFNHFNVSITKNQCAVFIPDYERDVIRPNVLGKFDKLLIATAQSPAMLYYLDLVSSVGTNTNARPARNQFIQNSEMMMGADSTSQRAKFIKQAIKAKKTQGLNENYAREVMELHTLGVDGGYTQNDVTQAARVLTGWTVYPMDNGYANPLKKLVENRVNQPGFLRKGDFLFTPNRHEVGEKVVLGKYFGPNDGYQEGEALLEMLAHNPSTAKFITKKLAVRFVSDAPQQTLLNKMAQSFTDHDGDIREVMITMASSPEFWSKESLREKTKSPFELAISSVRSLNATIRQPYQLYVWITKMGQKMYFYQAPTGFPDKGQYWINTGALLNRMNFGLALATQRIPGITFDLAALNNHHEPESAQSALLTYSKLIIPERNLDQTIKYLTPMVNDPELITKVDAAASKTTPTTQMNMAPSNDMMNADGTAKPKKAAGNLNRLSNVDYAMQNAKGNNNMLSQVVGVIIGSPEYQRR
- a CDS encoding DUF1501 domain-containing protein; amino-acid sequence: MTSRRGFLKAGGLALFGVSLAGGIPGFLAEAAASDKIYAPYKKKKTMVCIFQRGAMDGLMAVTPFTDEYLKAARPTLFMSAAKGGTNKPLIDLDGRFGLHPSMNAFEPLFRDGRLGIVHGIGSPNNTRSHFDAQDYMESGTPFNKGTASGWLNRAVGLLGHDAATTPFQAVSLTSAMPRSFYGDNPSLAISNLQDFAIQMRGNPAGANMAAKSFEDLYGQASTGLLKQTGKESFDAVKMLQKTDTKNYKPANGAIYPNTAVGNSLKQIAQLIKMDVGLEVAFTESGGWDTHFNQGTENGIFARNVNDLSNCIVAFWTDLGQYQDDVTLMTMTEFGRTVHQNGTGGTDHGRASCNFILGNNVAGGKVYGDMKPLSVDNLEDGRDLAVTTDFRAVFSDVADKHLGLKNDRVLFPEWNGTKLEVMKG
- the guaB gene encoding IMP dehydrogenase translates to MQLDPAKFVAEGLTYDDVLLLPAYSEVLPREVDTRSFLTRTIRLNVPIVSAAMDTVTDATLAIAIAQAGGIGMLHKNMSIAQQADEVRKVKRSESGMIQDPVTLPETAILADAFKIMKEHKIGGIPVIDGDHKLKGIITNRDLRFQKNMGKSVVEVMTKENLIIAPEGTTLLQAEEILQNYKIEKLPVVDNEGRLSGLITFKDIQKFKNYPEACKDEHGRLRVGAAVGVTADTLERVDALVKAGVDVIAIDTAHGHSKGVIDKLKQVKAHYPALQVIVGNVATGDGARALADAGADAVKVGIGPGSICTTRIIAGVGVPQLYAVYECARALQGTGVPVIADGGIKHTGDIAKAIAAGASSIMAGSLFAGVEESPGETIIYEGRKFKSYRGMGSIEAMEQGSKDRYFQDVEDDIKKLVPEGIVGRVNFKGTLAEVMYQYVGGLRASMGYCGAANIEALQKAQFVRITASGIRESHPHDITITKEAPNYTR
- a CDS encoding S1/P1 nuclease, producing MKKLILIALFFYIPVQTMAWGQLGHRVVAQIADAYLTPKARIELEKILGNESLAMAANWADFIKSDPNYKYLYTWHYVDLKEGMTFEQAEEYLKTDTIPNAFNKLNFMIKELKTNKTLAKDKKLLYVRMIIHVVGDIHQPFHAGRADDQGGNKIQLMWGNEQTNMHSIWDTKLIETQQYSYTEYAHNLNHTTAAQRAEWQKTSLAHWIYESNQIAESLYGEIKEPNQKLNTYNYIFLHIHTAEEQMLKGGVRLAGILNQIFG
- a CDS encoding hotdog family protein, translating into MLRDSLYHIESTSHHDGNIIAALKINAQHDILKGHFPGQPVLPGACMLQITKEVLEQTLKLNLRLKKADHLKFIQLINPAVNNLINININYKLTNDSLYHVTGALYLGETACFKLKGVFISQP
- a CDS encoding polysaccharide deacetylase family protein, encoding MPFTFSFLLATLAATYCNATDPATIIARKQVPILCYHQIRDWTAKDSKTAKDYICPIATFKAHMKMLADSGYHTILPDQLYAYLTTGAALPSKPIMLTFDDTDLDQFTIANPELKKYHYKAVYFVMTVSLGRPHYMTADMVKKLSDEGNIVGSHTWDHHMVSKYTHNGVFKIKGKNGKITTRPVDDWVTQIDKPTKKLEEITGKKMDYFAYPFGIWNKAALPELKKRGFKAAFQLADKRDPVDPLMTIRRIIASGFWTAKNLSNSIKASFK
- a CDS encoding HAD family hydrolase; translation: MTYTNTNIKVIAFDADDTLWVNEPYFRKTEEKFYALLENFLTGHNIERELLKTEIGNLALYGYGVKGFTLSMIETALNVSDKKINVDIVEKVIKMGKELLEEPIELLEGVEDVLAQLKPKYKLVVATKGDLLDQQRKLHKSGLGHYFHHIEVMSEKGEEDYSKLIGRLDIKPEEFLMIGNSLKSDVLPVVKIGGHGIHIPFHTTWAHEVVDTNFEHPNFRIAEKIADILEWIE
- a CDS encoding NUDIX hydrolase N-terminal domain-containing protein, coding for MPSTQLLNIAKRLKTMSHLGLTYANNDYDIERYKELEQISLEMMHLLTEHPLQALALYFNDKKEYITPKVDIRAVIFNEHKEILLVKEKADGKWSLPGGWADIGLSPTEIAVKEALEETGFTVEAKKLLAVLDKRCHPHPPQLDYVYKIFIQCEIVGGAYVQAFDILEVAFFAQNAIPELSIDRVLPSHIDLMFEYLNDADKAAVVD
- a CDS encoding beta-ketoacyl synthase chain length factor; amino-acid sequence: MRLYIRSAACISPQNTFGDVGFLTDVVEHTGNRLKTINPDYTKYIDAKLARRMSHVIKMGVATAKQCLADAGVQMPGAIITGTAFGCMEDTVTFLTRIVELDEEMLPPTAFIQSTHNTVAAQIALMLKCHNYNNTFVHKGISFESALFDAMMLLNEGEANDVLVGGAEEMVDTSFKVLTRLAFYKRWPISNLNLYNTPSKGTIGGEGAAFFLITDKPSPGNLAELKGIKTFYGKFDNQQIENRIIGFFEEQNINIANLHLVITGKNGDTKNDEVYKQLSISLFKNKTLANYKHLCGEYSTSSSFALWLASNIVKTGALPTVVMEADAQHQSPKMVLIYNHYQNMYHSLMLIAACSC